A region from the Gemmatimonadota bacterium genome encodes:
- a CDS encoding FAD-binding oxidoreductase, whose translation MVGAGCIGGWTTHHLQLMGAKVGVIDAYGLGNSRSTSGTSPAVFATSYGDRPQGEQWMLWAHEAIAKWNEWNEIFWKEMEPASSSRPATLITRARPGSRSSPRPANCG comes from the coding sequence GTGGTTGGTGCGGGGTGTATCGGTGGATGGACCACGCATCACCTGCAGCTGATGGGAGCGAAGGTCGGCGTGATCGACGCCTACGGCCTGGGGAACTCGCGCTCCACGTCGGGGACTTCACCCGCGGTTTTCGCGACCTCGTACGGCGACCGTCCGCAGGGCGAGCAGTGGATGCTCTGGGCGCACGAGGCGATCGCGAAGTGGAACGAGTGGAACGAGATCTTCTGGAAGGAGATGGAGCCCGCGTCTTCTTCCAGACCGGCGACCCTGATCACCCGCGCGCGGCCCGGGAGCCGTTCCTCACCAAGACCCGCGAATTGTGGGTGA
- a CDS encoding twin-arginine translocation signal domain-containing protein has translation MSTLDRRDFLKTAGAQAGLIVAGGSSLGVMVQDLRQRNNRAHGLPACRPRHRMSWWLVRGVSVDGPRITCS, from the coding sequence GTGAGCACCCTCGATCGTCGCGACTTCCTCAAGACGGCGGGCGCCCAAGCGGGGCTGATCGTCGCTGGTGGGTCGTCGTTAGGCGTGATGGTGCAGGACCTGCGGCAGCGCAACAACCGCGCCCACGGGCTCCCGGCCTGTCGACCGCGGCACCGGATGTCGTGGTGGTTGGTGCGGGGTGTATCGGTGGATGGACCACGCATCACCTGCAGCTGA